Part of the Zingiber officinale cultivar Zhangliang chromosome 8A, Zo_v1.1, whole genome shotgun sequence genome, atataGCTTTTCACGGCTCAGCATCAACGGCACACATTTAAAGCACGCCGCCAATGTTAGTATTTACGGTGCGCTCATCGATGTGTGCTGTTAATATTATAACAACTTATACAAAAAACGACATGCAAAAAATGCATGCCGTAAATAGTTATTTCAACAGCAAACTATATGTATGctgttaaaattaaatatttacggCGTACATTGCACGCTGTTAATAGTGttacaataaattttttaatttataataaaatgTAATATTTACAGCGCTCAAATCACGTTGTTATTCCTTAAAGATTACAAATATATTAATATAACAAACCGCCAAATCCCTAAAATCCCCAAATCTCTCGCGCCATCCTCTTAGCGCCGATTCTTTTTCTCTTCGTGCACGCCTTTTTTCTCCCCTTCAGCAATGAAGATTTCTCGTGCTTGTTCTCTCCTTCAGCAGAACAAGTTTCTGCCGCTCTTGTTCTCTCCTTCAGGCAACAAATTTCTTGCGCTCATCTTTGTTCTCCCTCCAAAGAACAGATTTCTCGCGCTCTTGTTCTCTCCTTCAGCGACAACAGATTTCTTGCTATTCTCTCCAGCGGCGGTAGATTTCTCTACATCTAAAGCATTCTTTgttcttattttcctttttctagcAAGGAGATTTGTGTCATGGTTTCAGATTTATACTGCGCTTCTCATCTCATGTAAACCCCCTGTTTCAGAATTCTTTCATTCTTATTTTCCTTCTAGGGTTTCTTGAAATAATAACACTCCATAGCTGGAGACCCTATGAAGCCTCAATATTTTTGAACTCTATAGAAAATATGAACGTTTTTATAAGCTTCAAAGAAAACAAGTCATTTAGGGATTTCCAGATATGGATACTTCACAGAAAGAGGCTGATGAGCCATAAGAGGGAGTTAGAGAAGAAACATTAGCCTTGGAGTCCATTTGTTTGCCATTCAATTTTAATTTCCCTTACTAGGCATGTAACTACTGGTTTGAATTGGTCCGATTTTCATTAATGCAGAACTGGTCCAATCCAGATTTTTACCAAATTAGATTAGTTCCATTTTAACCGGCTAGTTACAAAAACAATGCCAATTCATAACAATGCAAGTTAGATTTACTCAATATGTGTTTAGGCTATACAAACTCATTGCTTCATCCCAATCTTGACTTAAGATTTGTGGTTCatgaatttatttaagtatagatttgCATGCTGCTTGATACTCATCTTTGCTACAGAATGCATATATTTAGAGAAGGCAATTTTATGGTAGACATTGTGGCACGTGAAGCTCACTCTCATAGAACTTCTAAACTTTTTAATGCTCAAATGTTACTAAGCAGACTTAAGCTATGCTTTTCTTTTCATATTTTGTTTTTTGCTACTTTGTAACTTTGAAAATGTAACTACTGCTTTAGTTCATTTTAGCTTTTACTTGATTTGATTCTAAAATATGTAATCAAATTTTTTATTCATACACATTCTTTATTCATCCAATATCTTGTTTCAACTCTATTGTGCTCAGTGGTGTTAATTCTCTTGGATTTGTCTATTAATTACTTTAGATTCTAAAAGGTTTATTATTCATACAATGATCATGTTGTTAATTCTCTTGGATTTGTCTATTAACCAGACAACGATTATGTTGTTAATTCTCTTGGATTTGATTCTAAAAGGTCTATTATTCATACAAATTTGTCTATTGTGCTCGGTGGTgatcatttttagattttaaatattTGTATAGTTATTGTTTTGAGATTGATTTCAAACATCCATATGTTATTTTTCAATGTTCATGAAAAATAGGTGTTATGTTATCTTTTTTATGTATTCATAAACATAATTAAGATATTGGATGTGAATTTATACTTTGATTTACAACCTTTGGAAGTTGAACACAATTGGTTGATTtagtataaaatttatttactagGTTGCTGAtacttttatttatgtttttgagTTGAGTAATATATGTAAGTTGATAATACTCAGATATAATTTTTTTGTTCTATTGTATATCATTTTTTTATAAGTCTATCTTTTCCTAAAATTTGATGGATTAAATATCATAAcactaaaattatttataaaaataggataatttccttttatttatttttttcagatTATTTTATTAGTATCAAGGACCATTTTTTACAAAATGGATAAGGAATGGATCCATCTTCCTTCAAGGCTTGTACCCGAGTATGAAGAAGGGGTTCAAAAATTTCTTACACAAGCTCGAAACTATGCCAAAACACGTGAAGTAATCTTATGTCCTTGCAAACATTGCAAAAATAAGaagtatatgaaatttgaccaagtgtaCGATCACTTAATTATTAATGGATTCAATCCTTCTTACACAATTTGGGTCTTCCATGGTGAAACTTATACTCCAAATTTTCAAGGTCAAAGTAGTTCAAGAGGAGTTCAGGAAGAGGAGGATGAAACTAGAGAGGCATATAACTTATATAAAGATGCCTTTGCCTTTGATGAAAGCGTTGACCACACTATGTCTGAGGCAAGAGATTATGAATTTGCTGATTTATTAGTAGATGCAGAAACTCCTCTCTTCCCTGGTTGTACAACTTACACGAAGTTGTCAGCAATCGTTACATTATACAATTTCAAGTCTACAAATGGTCACACTGACAATAGTTTCAATGAGCTCCTTAAGATCTTAGGTGACATGCTTCCAGAAAAAAACACGCTTCCAAAGGATGTTTACTCAATGAGAAAGTTGTTAAAACCATTTGATTTAGGATATGAGAAGATTCATGCATGCCCAAATGACTGTTGTCTATTTAGAAAGGAGCTTAAAGATTTGGACTCATGTCCAAAGTGTGGTTCTTCAAGATGGAAGGTAGACAAAGTCACCACCAAAGTTTGTAAAGGAGTTCCTGAAAAGGTGCTACGATATTTTCCTGTGATACCAAGATTGAAAAGGATGTTTAAATCAGAACAAAAGGCTGAAGACTTGATTTGGCATTCCAACCATAAAAGTCATGATCATATGATGCGTCATCCAGTTGATTCTAGCTTTGGATCAAATCATAGAAGCCGCCTTTTGCATCGGATCCTAGAAATCTCCGGCTTGGTCTTGCAACAGATGGATTCAACCCTTTTGGTGATCTTAGTTctagatatagttgttggccagttattttaGTAAATTACAACCTTCCTCCGTTGATGTGCATGGCGAAGGAAAATCTTATGTTGACATTATTGATTCCAGGCCCGAAGCAACCAGGAAATGATATAGATGTATACTTGGAACCCCTAGTGGAGGATTTGAAGGAGTTATGGGACATTGGTGTGGAGACGTATGATGCATTTAGCAAGTCAGTGTTCAATATGAAAGCTATTTTGatgtggacaatcaatgattttccagcTTATGGAAACTTAGCTGGATGTGCCACAAAAGGGAAACTTGGTTGTCCAATATGTGGTGAAGGCATATCTTCTATGTGGCTTAAGTATAGTAGAAAGTTTGCATATTTAGGGCATAGGAGATTTCTTGCTCCTAATCATCCATTCCGTCAGAAGAAGAAGTGGTTTGATGGGAATAAAGAGACAAAAGGAAAACCTAGGCCTCTGAATGGATTAGAAATTCTTAATGAATTGAAAGACATTGAAAATgactggggtaaaaagaaaatgggTAAAGATATCAATAatacaaagaaaaagaggaaggagCGTGATGGTTCAAAAAAAGTTCAAAAACCAGTTCAAATGTGGAAGAAGAagtcaatatttttcaatttgcCATACTGGAGTGTAAGTTATTTTGCACTCTATTAAttgtattttataaattttttatattttatgcacAATTTATTTTGAATCTTGAACTAATATATGAAATGTGTTGATGGTTAAACTTGTAGGGGCTCCTGCCACGTCATAACTTAGATGTTATGCATGTTGAAAAGAATGTTTGCGAGAATATCATAGGTACAATGTTAAACTTAAAGAAAAAATCAAAAGATGGTGTTAACGCTCGCAAAGATTTGAGGCACTTAAATATTAGAAAAGAATTACATcctcaagaaaaaggagaaaacatGTATCACTTGCCACCTGCACCTTACACATTGTCTAAAAAAGAAATGGACGTATTTTGTTCTAggttgaagaaaataaagttacCTCATGGTTATAGCTCAAATATTGGTAACTGTGTTTCTTTAGAAGAACGAAAGCTTATTGGGTTGAAATCTCATGATTGTCATGTTCTTATGCAACAATTGCTTTCAGTAGCATTGAGAAGTCTTTTACCAAAAGGTCCACGTAATGCTATATTTTTGCTTTGTGCATTTTACAATGAGTTATGTCAAAGAGTGTTAGATAGGAACCGTCTAGAACAACTCGAAGAGAATATTGCTGAAACTTTATGCATGTTGGAGAGGTACTTTCCACCAGCTTTCTTTACCATCTCTGTTCATTTGACAATTCATTTAGCAAGAGAGGCTCGCCTATGTGGGCCAGTTCAATTCCGctagatgtatccatttgaaaggtaataaataataatttatcttTTTACTACTTTAATATCATACAACAACTTAGATTTTTCTATCAACATTTatttcatgtgatttttaattatttagatttatgaaaatGCTGAAAGGCTATGTGAAGAACCGAGCAAGGCCAGAGGGTTGCATAGCTGAGTGTTACCTTGCAGAAGAACGAATGCGATTTTGTAGTGCTTATATAAAAAAAGCTGCTTGTATTGGTCTCCGATCTAATCGGAATGACGATTTGGAAAATGGAGTAGTGGAAGGTCGCCCCATTTCTCAAGGaaaagaaattattttagaagaacaTTTGTTACAAGCAGCACATCGATATGTGTTGTTCAATACTGCAGAAATTGATCCTTACATACAGTGAGTATTAAATTGCAACCGTAATATTCTTGGTGTATTGCATGATTCATATATTTTAACAATCACTTTTCAATGATTTTAAATAGGATgcacattgaggagcttaaacaaACAGATCGTCGTTTCTCAAGTAATGAAACACTGTTACAAAAACGACATATGGAAACATTTGCTCAATGGTTATCAAAACATGTTCTTGATAACTCTTCAGATCGGATTCAATGGCTAGCACATGGTCCAAGAAAGcatgttatatcatatacagGTTATATTATAAATGGACATCGGTTCCACACAATTGATGTTGGAAGGTCGACACAAGATAGTGGTGTTTCAGTTGAAGCTGATACTATTTGGCAATCTAGTTCTACTGATTCACATACAGTAGGAAGACTATCGTACTATGGGGTTATACGAGATATTGTGTTACTAGACTATTATTTTTTCAAAGTACCTGTTTTTAGGTGTGATTGGGCTAATCCTGGAACTGGTATCAAAATGGATGATGGTTTTACACTTGTCAACTTACACCAAGGACTAAGGACTTTTGAAAAtgatcctttcattttagcatcacaAGCAAAGCAAGTTTTCTATTCTAGGGaaaatgatgaatcaaattggtatgTGTTGCTAAAAGCACCACCTCGAGGTATTCATAACATGGATTTGCTTGAAGAGGATGCATATACATCATCAAAACCTCTTGATGTGTCTAGACTTGAGATTAACATTACTGAGAAAGAACCATATTCCAGAAATGAGTGTGAGGGAATTGATGTTATTGATATCCCATGACTGAACTTTTCAGATGTAGATTTATAGttatttatttcaacaaataaatgttcttTTCAAACTCCACTACTCTTTATTTACTTTTGCAATATATTTTTGTTCTAGTTTACAATATTTCAGTGGTGCATCATGTCATATTACATATTTTATCAGGTCATTATTTAGCATTCAAATGATGAAAAAAATGGGCAAAAAACGCACTAGAGAATCTATAGTTGAAGTTTAGGTGATATATTGTAATCCTTTTTTAATTCTTGGTTTATTTTAATAAGTACACTTATGCATTTCAACATCTCTTTATGCTATTTTGTAGGAAAAAATTGTTAATCAACTATCGAGAATGGACTCTAACACTGCCTCTGATTCTTCACAACCTTTGCATGGTAAAGAGTCAGTTGATGACAGTAAAATTGATGGGAAAAAGGGATGAGGTCCATCAAAGTTGATGTTGGTTAGTGGCCAACAAAATCCCAAAGTGCTAGAGCGTAATGAGTTCGGACAACCAATTGGAGATAATTCGGTGAAGTATGCATCTTTTCTTGGTTGTATGGTAAAAGAATTTGTTCCATATACATTGGATGGATGGAATGACGTAAATgaagatttgaaaagtaaaatgtGGAGTTGTCTTCAGGTAATGTCATCTATCACTGAATTATTATTTTCCAATTCTATAACAAAATTTAGTCATATATTCATGCTTTATATTTTACAGCTACATTTTAATGTTGAGGAGTGGGAAAAGAAAACAATCTTTCAAAAGTTGGGTAAGTTGTGGCGTGATAGAAAGTCCAGGCTGCAGATACTTATACGAGAAGTTAATACTGGCCAAGCAGCTTCACGAGATCTTAGCCTTTTGAAGCCCGAATTTATGGACCAAAATCAGTGGGACATTTTTGTAAAGAAGACACTGTCACTTTCCTTTCAAGTAAGTATTAATTCACTGTTGTGGACCAAAATCAGTAAGTAGTATCATATGCTCACTCACTTTAATCAGTTGTAGTAATTTTGGTTAATTATATATTCTAACCTCTCTTCCATTTGTAGTAATTCCGTTACGAATTTGATTTTGTCCATCTTTAGTACCAGATTAGATATTGGTAGTCTGATATTATTTGGCAATCGGTATTAGCTTTAGTATCAACTTTAGTGTGACAATCTAATCTGGTATTAGCAATCAGCTTTAGTAATATATGATTGCCACAGTAGTATGTGTTTGCAATCTAATCTGGTAAAGATATTGGTAGTCTTTAGTAATTCCATTAGTGTGACAATCTAATCTGGTGCCATCTTTAGTGCACGGTGCATATACTACAAGCATGGTTTATTTCAAGCAATTTGCCTCACTTATACAGCAAGCATGGTTTATTTCAAGCATGGTGTATATATTGGAAGGTTACAGCCTAAGAAGATTTGCAAACTACAATACTGCAGCAAGCTTACAGCCTAAGAAGATTTGCCTCACTTGTAGCTGCTCAAGCTTTTCTTGGCCTGGTGGTAGCCAGCTGGGCCTCAGGCTGCAGCAGAAAACTGCACGCTTTTTTTTTGGCTTGGTGGTAGCCAGCTGGGCCTCAGTTTTCTGCACgctttttttcttgtaaaatagcGTGCAGCAAAATTGAAGAGTGAAATGAAGATAGAGATTTGTCAAGAATTAACAAACAGAATGCTAGaattttttcttagatttttgaATATCTTAGAATCTGTATCCTTACTATGAATTTTTTCTTAGATTGTTACTGCTCATGATTGTATTTTTTCTTGTTGGTTATCTTTTAATTCTCAGGAGAAGAGCGCCAAATTTAGAGAAATGAGGGTAAAACAAGACCATAATCATACAATGAGCCGGAGAGGTTATGCCCGTTTAGCCAACATGAtggtaaatattattatttatacaaCTTTATGGATAGTTTGTTTTAAAGTTTTCTTATTTAAGCAATGATacatcttttaaatttcttttctaaTGATTTTTATATATTCTATATGTTC contains:
- the LOC122011311 gene encoding uncharacterized protein LOC122011311 translates to MDKEWIHLPSRLVPEYEEGVQKFLTQARNYAKTREVILCPCKHCKNKKYMKFDQVYDHLIINGFNPSYTIWVFHGETYTPNFQGQSSSRGVQEEEDETREAYNLYKDAFAFDESVDHTMSEARDYEFADLLVDAETPLFPGCTTYTKLSAIVTLYNFKSTNGHTDNSFNELLKILGDMLPEKNTLPKDVYSMRKLLKPFDLGYEKIHACPNDCCLFRKELKDLDSCPKCGSSRWKVDKVTTKVCKGVPEKVLRYFPVIPRLKRMFKSEQKAEDLIWHSNHKSHDHMMRHPVDSSFGSNHRSRLLHRILEISGLVLQQMDSTLLVILVLDIVVGQLF